In Turicibacter sanguinis, a genomic segment contains:
- a CDS encoding polysaccharide deacetylase family protein, which produces MKNQYRRSKKSYKPRFYVLSGLIAILLVAGSFLIHLQLQSSHLSLSQEDIDYVSFEPMKEIKKWHNQDIKFVYLTFDDGPSHNAEKVLDILKENHVPATFFVLGTSINNNTDSQAILNRMLDEGHYIGMHTMTHQYDYLYKGATAPQNFVNELKEEQQLIASLTNGFESQLCRAPYGTGGGTFKDGHVQALKDNGLKCWDWDVDSLDWKYSNPDQVMDNVKYYTEMNAKKENLVVLFHEKNSTIEVLPRVIEYYRDLGYEFLAYNPNHHFSKNFFHNDDI; this is translated from the coding sequence ATGAAAAATCAGTATCGAAGAAGTAAAAAAAGCTATAAACCACGATTTTATGTGTTATCAGGTTTGATTGCTATCCTTTTAGTAGCTGGAAGTTTTCTCATTCATTTACAACTTCAAAGTAGTCACCTCTCACTTTCTCAAGAAGATATTGACTACGTTTCATTTGAGCCAATGAAAGAAATAAAAAAATGGCATAATCAAGATATAAAGTTCGTTTACTTAACGTTTGATGATGGACCTTCTCATAATGCTGAAAAAGTATTAGATATTTTAAAAGAGAATCATGTTCCTGCTACGTTCTTTGTTCTTGGAACGTCAATTAATAACAATACAGATTCACAGGCTATTTTAAATCGCATGTTAGACGAGGGACATTATATCGGAATGCATACGATGACACACCAATATGATTATCTTTACAAAGGGGCTACAGCACCACAAAATTTTGTGAATGAATTAAAAGAAGAACAACAATTAATCGCGTCGTTAACCAATGGGTTTGAAAGTCAATTATGTCGCGCGCCTTATGGAACAGGTGGGGGAACATTTAAAGATGGACATGTACAAGCTTTAAAAGATAATGGATTGAAATGTTGGGATTGGGATGTTGATTCCTTGGACTGGAAATATAGCAATCCTGACCAAGTCATGGATAATGTTAAATACTATACGGAAATGAATGCTAAGAAAGAAAACCTCGTCGTGTTATTCCATGAAAAAAATAGTACCATTGAGGTTTTACCTCGCGTTATCGAATACTATCGTGATTTAGGTTATGAATTTTTAGCTTATAATCCAAATCATCACTTTAGTAAAAACTTTTTCCACAACGATGACATTTAG